Proteins encoded in a region of the Candidatus Poribacteria bacterium genome:
- a CDS encoding YbaB/EbfC family nucleoid-associated protein codes for MKMNDLMKQAQQMQKRMLEIREELANRTVEATVGGGMVTAVVNGQQEVVSLRITPEVVDPEDTEMLEDLIVAAVNEALQQSQEMMSAEMSKLTGGIKIPGLP; via the coding sequence ATGAAGATGAATGACCTGATGAAACAGGCACAGCAAATGCAAAAGCGGATGCTTGAAATTCGAGAGGAACTCGCAAATCGCACCGTTGAAGCAACCGTCGGTGGCGGAATGGTAACCGCTGTCGTCAATGGACAACAGGAAGTTGTATCGCTCCGTATTACACCGGAAGTCGTTGATCCAGAAGATACGGAAATGCTCGAAGATTTAATCGTCGCAGCTGTCAATGAAGCACTGCAACAGTCACAAGAAATGATGTCAGCAGAAATGAGCAAGTTAACCGGTGGCATTAAAATTCCAGGGCTCCCGTAA
- the recR gene encoding recombination mediator RecR, with the protein MQEYPKPLAKLITELQKLPTIGQKTAQRLAFFMLKLPDTETAQIAEAIAQVKQELCYCDVCGTITDTNPCYICTSPRRDRQVICVVEESDDLWAIERTNGYKGLYHVLGGVLSPLDGTGPDELGINTLFQRIQTAAVNAEPVQEVILATNWTTEGQATALYLTQHLEAFEVAVTRIAYGIPVGGDLEYIDEVTLAKALEGRRKA; encoded by the coding sequence ATGCAAGAATACCCAAAACCGCTGGCGAAACTCATCACAGAGCTCCAAAAGCTGCCAACGATTGGTCAGAAGACAGCACAACGCTTAGCGTTTTTTATGCTAAAGTTACCTGACACCGAGACGGCTCAAATTGCTGAAGCTATCGCGCAGGTGAAACAAGAGTTATGTTATTGTGACGTATGTGGCACTATTACCGACACAAATCCGTGTTACATCTGTACAAGTCCACGCCGCGATCGGCAGGTAATCTGCGTTGTCGAAGAATCCGATGATCTTTGGGCAATCGAGCGGACCAACGGTTATAAAGGACTTTATCATGTACTTGGTGGTGTTCTTTCACCGCTTGACGGGACTGGACCCGATGAACTCGGAATTAACACGCTGTTTCAACGAATTCAAACTGCCGCTGTAAACGCAGAACCGGTGCAAGAAGTCATCCTCGCGACAAACTGGACAACAGAAGGACAAGCGACGGCCCTCTATCTTACACAACACTTGGAAGCGTTTGAAGTCGCTGTAACTCGAATCGCTTATGGTATTCCTGTGGGTGGTGATTTGGAGTACATTGATGAGGTAACCCTCGCAAAAGCATTGGAAGGTAGAAGGAAGGCTTAA